The Globicephala melas chromosome 20, mGloMel1.2, whole genome shotgun sequence genome contains a region encoding:
- the GPS1 gene encoding COP9 signalosome complex subunit 1 isoform X5 — translation MNVYREITCEVSRGTSQGLWVWQGLGPVSKDEAGEGAVEPMQIDVDPQEDPQNAPDVNYVVENPTLDLEQYAASYSGLMRIERLQFIADHCPPLRVEALKMALSFVQRTFNVDMYEEIHRKLLEAARELQNAPDAIPESGVEPPPLDTAWVEATRKKALLKLEKLDTDLKNYKGNSIKESIRRGHDDLGDHYLDCGDLSNALKCYSRARDYCTSAKHVINMCLNVIKVSVYLQNWSHVLSYVSKAESTPEIAEQRGERDTQTQAILTKLKCAAGLAELAARKYKQAAKCFLLASFDHCDFPELLSPSNVAVYGGLCALATFDRQELQRNVISSSSFKLFLELEPQVRDIIFKFYESKYASCLKMLDEMKDNLLLDMYLAPHVRTLYTQIRNRALIQYFSPYVSADMRKMATAFNTTVAALEDELTQLILEGLINARIDSHSKILYARDVDQRSTTFEKSLLMGKEFQRRAKAMILRAAVLRNQIHVKSPPREGSQGELTPANSQSRMSTNM, via the exons ATGAACGTCTATAGAGAAATAACCTGTGAGGTTTCAAGAGGCACCTCCCAGGGACTCTGGGTCTGGCAGGGCCTTGGCCCTGTGAGCAAGGATGAAGCTGGAGAG GGAGCCGTGGAGCCTATGCAGATTGACGTGGACCCCCAGGAGGACCCGCAGAACGCGCCCGATGTCAACTACGTTGTGGAGAACCCCACCCTG gatcTGGAGCAGTACGCGGCCAGCTACAGTGGCCTGATGCGCATCGAACGACTGCAGTTCATTGCTGACCACTGCCCCCCGCTGCGGGTGGAGGCCCTGAAGATGGCCCTGTCCTTCGTGCAGAGGACCTTCAACGTGGACATGTACGAGGAGATCCACCGCAAGCTCCTGGAGGCTGCCAG GGAGCTGCAGAATGCACCGGACGCCATCCCTGAGAGTGGTGTGGAGCCCCCACCCTTGGACACAGCCTGGGTGGAGGCCACGCGGAAGAAGGCCTTGCTGAAGCTGGAGAAGCTAGACACAGATCTGAAGAACTACAAGGGCAATTCTATCAAGGAGAGCATCAG GCGTGGCCATGATGACCTGGGTGACCACTATCTGGACTGTGGCGACCTTAGCAACGCCCTCAAGTGTTACTCCCGGGCCCGGGACTACTGCACCAGCGCCAAGCACGTCATTAACATGTGCCTCAACGTCATCAAG GTCAGCGTCTACTTGCAGAATTGGTCTCACGTGCTGAGCTATGTCAGCAAGGCCGAGTCCACCCCGGAAATTGCCGAG CAGCGTGGGGAGCGGGACACCCAGACTCAGGCCATCCTCACCAAGCTCAAGTGTGCAGCAG GCCTGGCTGAGTTGGCCGCACGCAAGTACAAGCAGGCTGCCAAGTGCTTCCTGCTGGCTTCCTTCGATCACTGCGACTTCCCCGAG CTGCTCTCCCCCAGCAACGTGGCCGTGTACGGTGGCCTGTGCGCCTTGGCCACCTTTGACCGGCAGGAGCTGCAGCGCAATGTCATCTCCAGCAG CTCCTTCAAGTTGTTCTTGGAGCTGGAACCACAGGTTCGGGACATTATCTTCAAATTCTATGAGTCCAAGTATGCCTCGTGCCTGAAGATGCTGGACGAGATGAAG GACAACCTGCTCCTAGACATGTACCTGGCCCCCCACGTCAGGACCCTGTACACACAGATTCGCAACCGGGCCCTCATCCAG TATTTCAGCCCCTACGTGTCAGCTGACATGCGCAAGATGGCCACGGCCTTCAACACCACAGTGGCGGCGCTGGAGGATGAGCTGACGCAGCTCATCCTGGAGGGGCTCATCAACGCCCGTATCGACTCCCACAGCAAG ATCCTATATGCCCGGGACGTGGATCAGCGCAGCACCACCTTCGAGAAGTCCCTGCTGATGGGCAAGGAGTTCCAGCGCCGTGCCAAAGCCATGATCCTGAGGGCAGCCGTGCTACGCAACCAGATCCATGTCAAG TCCCCTCCCCGGGAAGGGAGCCAAGGGGAGCTGACGCCAGCCAACAGCCAGTCCCGGATGAGCACCAACATGTGA
- the GPS1 gene encoding COP9 signalosome complex subunit 1 isoform X3, producing MPLPVQVFNLQPASSVSGSGGAESQDRMRGGPAPRAAASSVADVHCAPPSGRSELFLPGTAGDFSLSASLSACTLLYEGAVEPMQIDVDPQEDPQNAPDVNYVVENPTLDLEQYAASYSGLMRIERLQFIADHCPPLRVEALKMALSFVQRTFNVDMYEEIHRKLLEAARELQNAPDAIPESGVEPPPLDTAWVEATRKKALLKLEKLDTDLKNYKGNSIKESIRRGHDDLGDHYLDCGDLSNALKCYSRARDYCTSAKHVINMCLNVIKVSVYLQNWSHVLSYVSKAESTPEIAERGERDTQTQAILTKLKCAAGLAELAARKYKQAAKCFLLASFDHCDFPELLSPSNVAVYGGLCALATFDRQELQRNVISSSSFKLFLELEPQVRDIIFKFYESKYASCLKMLDEMKDNLLLDMYLAPHVRTLYTQIRNRALIQYFSPYVSADMRKMATAFNTTVAALEDELTQLILEGLINARIDSHSKILYARDVDQRSTTFEKSLLMGKEFQRRAKAMILRAAVLRNQIHVKSPPREGSQGELTPANSQSRMSTNM from the exons ATGCCGCTGCCGGTTCAGGTGTTTAACTTGCAG CCAGCCAGCTCTGTGTCAGGGTCGGGGGGTGCAGAGAGTCAGGACAGAATGCGGGGTGGCCCGGCCCCCCGCGCGGCCGCGTCGTCAGTGGCAGATGTGCACTGCGCCCCTCCCAGCGGTAGGTCAGAGCTCTTCCTGCCGGGCACGGCCGGGGACTTCAGCCTGAGCGCCAGCCTGTCGGCCTGTACGCTGCTTTATGAG GGAGCCGTGGAGCCTATGCAGATTGACGTGGACCCCCAGGAGGACCCGCAGAACGCGCCCGATGTCAACTACGTTGTGGAGAACCCCACCCTG gatcTGGAGCAGTACGCGGCCAGCTACAGTGGCCTGATGCGCATCGAACGACTGCAGTTCATTGCTGACCACTGCCCCCCGCTGCGGGTGGAGGCCCTGAAGATGGCCCTGTCCTTCGTGCAGAGGACCTTCAACGTGGACATGTACGAGGAGATCCACCGCAAGCTCCTGGAGGCTGCCAG GGAGCTGCAGAATGCACCGGACGCCATCCCTGAGAGTGGTGTGGAGCCCCCACCCTTGGACACAGCCTGGGTGGAGGCCACGCGGAAGAAGGCCTTGCTGAAGCTGGAGAAGCTAGACACAGATCTGAAGAACTACAAGGGCAATTCTATCAAGGAGAGCATCAG GCGTGGCCATGATGACCTGGGTGACCACTATCTGGACTGTGGCGACCTTAGCAACGCCCTCAAGTGTTACTCCCGGGCCCGGGACTACTGCACCAGCGCCAAGCACGTCATTAACATGTGCCTCAACGTCATCAAG GTCAGCGTCTACTTGCAGAATTGGTCTCACGTGCTGAGCTATGTCAGCAAGGCCGAGTCCACCCCGGAAATTGCCGAG CGTGGGGAGCGGGACACCCAGACTCAGGCCATCCTCACCAAGCTCAAGTGTGCAGCAG GCCTGGCTGAGTTGGCCGCACGCAAGTACAAGCAGGCTGCCAAGTGCTTCCTGCTGGCTTCCTTCGATCACTGCGACTTCCCCGAG CTGCTCTCCCCCAGCAACGTGGCCGTGTACGGTGGCCTGTGCGCCTTGGCCACCTTTGACCGGCAGGAGCTGCAGCGCAATGTCATCTCCAGCAG CTCCTTCAAGTTGTTCTTGGAGCTGGAACCACAGGTTCGGGACATTATCTTCAAATTCTATGAGTCCAAGTATGCCTCGTGCCTGAAGATGCTGGACGAGATGAAG GACAACCTGCTCCTAGACATGTACCTGGCCCCCCACGTCAGGACCCTGTACACACAGATTCGCAACCGGGCCCTCATCCAG TATTTCAGCCCCTACGTGTCAGCTGACATGCGCAAGATGGCCACGGCCTTCAACACCACAGTGGCGGCGCTGGAGGATGAGCTGACGCAGCTCATCCTGGAGGGGCTCATCAACGCCCGTATCGACTCCCACAGCAAG ATCCTATATGCCCGGGACGTGGATCAGCGCAGCACCACCTTCGAGAAGTCCCTGCTGATGGGCAAGGAGTTCCAGCGCCGTGCCAAAGCCATGATCCTGAGGGCAGCCGTGCTACGCAACCAGATCCATGTCAAG TCCCCTCCCCGGGAAGGGAGCCAAGGGGAGCTGACGCCAGCCAACAGCCAGTCCCGGATGAGCACCAACATGTGA
- the GPS1 gene encoding COP9 signalosome complex subunit 1 isoform X1 yields the protein MPLPVQVFNLQPASSVSGSGGAESQDRMRGGPAPRAAASSVADVHCAPPSGRSELFLPGTAGDFSLSASLSACTLLYEGAVEPMQIDVDPQEDPQNAPDVNYVVENPTLDLEQYAASYSGLMRIERLQFIADHCPPLRVEALKMALSFVQRTFNVDMYEEIHRKLLEAARELQNAPDAIPESGVEPPPLDTAWVEATRKKALLKLEKLDTDLKNYKGNSIKESIRRGHDDLGDHYLDCGDLSNALKCYSRARDYCTSAKHVINMCLNVIKVSVYLQNWSHVLSYVSKAESTPEIAEQRGERDTQTQAILTKLKCAAGLAELAARKYKQAAKCFLLASFDHCDFPELLSPSNVAVYGGLCALATFDRQELQRNVISSSSFKLFLELEPQVRDIIFKFYESKYASCLKMLDEMKDNLLLDMYLAPHVRTLYTQIRNRALIQYFSPYVSADMRKMATAFNTTVAALEDELTQLILEGLINARIDSHSKVGSLRAVGCGRETLGPTEPCTSTDPICPGRGSAQHHLREVPADGQGVPAPCQSHDPEGSRATQPDPCQVPSPGREPRGADASQQPVPDEHQHVRAPSASRTVGTPSALPHPPPSDSWASHLLQQHFQRCCLWPTCRGLAAG from the exons ATGCCGCTGCCGGTTCAGGTGTTTAACTTGCAG CCAGCCAGCTCTGTGTCAGGGTCGGGGGGTGCAGAGAGTCAGGACAGAATGCGGGGTGGCCCGGCCCCCCGCGCGGCCGCGTCGTCAGTGGCAGATGTGCACTGCGCCCCTCCCAGCGGTAGGTCAGAGCTCTTCCTGCCGGGCACGGCCGGGGACTTCAGCCTGAGCGCCAGCCTGTCGGCCTGTACGCTGCTTTATGAG GGAGCCGTGGAGCCTATGCAGATTGACGTGGACCCCCAGGAGGACCCGCAGAACGCGCCCGATGTCAACTACGTTGTGGAGAACCCCACCCTG gatcTGGAGCAGTACGCGGCCAGCTACAGTGGCCTGATGCGCATCGAACGACTGCAGTTCATTGCTGACCACTGCCCCCCGCTGCGGGTGGAGGCCCTGAAGATGGCCCTGTCCTTCGTGCAGAGGACCTTCAACGTGGACATGTACGAGGAGATCCACCGCAAGCTCCTGGAGGCTGCCAG GGAGCTGCAGAATGCACCGGACGCCATCCCTGAGAGTGGTGTGGAGCCCCCACCCTTGGACACAGCCTGGGTGGAGGCCACGCGGAAGAAGGCCTTGCTGAAGCTGGAGAAGCTAGACACAGATCTGAAGAACTACAAGGGCAATTCTATCAAGGAGAGCATCAG GCGTGGCCATGATGACCTGGGTGACCACTATCTGGACTGTGGCGACCTTAGCAACGCCCTCAAGTGTTACTCCCGGGCCCGGGACTACTGCACCAGCGCCAAGCACGTCATTAACATGTGCCTCAACGTCATCAAG GTCAGCGTCTACTTGCAGAATTGGTCTCACGTGCTGAGCTATGTCAGCAAGGCCGAGTCCACCCCGGAAATTGCCGAG CAGCGTGGGGAGCGGGACACCCAGACTCAGGCCATCCTCACCAAGCTCAAGTGTGCAGCAG GCCTGGCTGAGTTGGCCGCACGCAAGTACAAGCAGGCTGCCAAGTGCTTCCTGCTGGCTTCCTTCGATCACTGCGACTTCCCCGAG CTGCTCTCCCCCAGCAACGTGGCCGTGTACGGTGGCCTGTGCGCCTTGGCCACCTTTGACCGGCAGGAGCTGCAGCGCAATGTCATCTCCAGCAG CTCCTTCAAGTTGTTCTTGGAGCTGGAACCACAGGTTCGGGACATTATCTTCAAATTCTATGAGTCCAAGTATGCCTCGTGCCTGAAGATGCTGGACGAGATGAAG GACAACCTGCTCCTAGACATGTACCTGGCCCCCCACGTCAGGACCCTGTACACACAGATTCGCAACCGGGCCCTCATCCAG TATTTCAGCCCCTACGTGTCAGCTGACATGCGCAAGATGGCCACGGCCTTCAACACCACAGTGGCGGCGCTGGAGGATGAGCTGACGCAGCTCATCCTGGAGGGGCTCATCAACGCCCGTATCGACTCCCACAGCAAGGTGGGCAGCCTCAGGGCtgtggggtgtgggagggagaccctGGGCCCCACTGAGCCCTGCACCTCCACAGATCCTATATGCCCGGGACGTGGATCAGCGCAGCACCACCTTCGAGAAGTCCCTGCTGATGGGCAAGGAGTTCCAGCGCCGTGCCAAAGCCATGATCCTGAGGGCAGCCGTGCTACGCAACCAGATCCATGTCAAG TCCCCTCCCCGGGAAGGGAGCCAAGGGGAGCTGACGCCAGCCAACAGCCAGTCCCGGATGAGCACCAACATGTGAGGGCACCCTCGGCCTCCAGGACGGTCGGCACACCTtccgccctgccccaccccccaccctcggACTCCTGGGCCTCGCATCTGCTCCAGCAGCACTTCCAGAGGTGTTGCCTGTGGCCCACTTGTAGGGGCCTGGCTGCTGGCTGA
- the GPS1 gene encoding COP9 signalosome complex subunit 1 isoform X7, producing MPLPVQVFNLQGAVEPMQIDVDPQEDPQNAPDVNYVVENPTLDLEQYAASYSGLMRIERLQFIADHCPPLRVEALKMALSFVQRTFNVDMYEEIHRKLLEAARELQNAPDAIPESGVEPPPLDTAWVEATRKKALLKLEKLDTDLKNYKGNSIKESIRRGHDDLGDHYLDCGDLSNALKCYSRARDYCTSAKHVINMCLNVIKVSVYLQNWSHVLSYVSKAESTPEIAEQRGERDTQTQAILTKLKCAAGLAELAARKYKQAAKCFLLASFDHCDFPELLSPSNVAVYGGLCALATFDRQELQRNVISSSSFKLFLELEPQVRDIIFKFYESKYASCLKMLDEMKDNLLLDMYLAPHVRTLYTQIRNRALIQYFSPYVSADMRKMATAFNTTVAALEDELTQLILEGLINARIDSHSKILYARDVDQRSTTFEKSLLMGKEFQRRAKAMILRAAVLRNQIHVKSPPREGSQGELTPANSQSRMSTNM from the exons ATGCCGCTGCCGGTTCAGGTGTTTAACTTGCAG GGAGCCGTGGAGCCTATGCAGATTGACGTGGACCCCCAGGAGGACCCGCAGAACGCGCCCGATGTCAACTACGTTGTGGAGAACCCCACCCTG gatcTGGAGCAGTACGCGGCCAGCTACAGTGGCCTGATGCGCATCGAACGACTGCAGTTCATTGCTGACCACTGCCCCCCGCTGCGGGTGGAGGCCCTGAAGATGGCCCTGTCCTTCGTGCAGAGGACCTTCAACGTGGACATGTACGAGGAGATCCACCGCAAGCTCCTGGAGGCTGCCAG GGAGCTGCAGAATGCACCGGACGCCATCCCTGAGAGTGGTGTGGAGCCCCCACCCTTGGACACAGCCTGGGTGGAGGCCACGCGGAAGAAGGCCTTGCTGAAGCTGGAGAAGCTAGACACAGATCTGAAGAACTACAAGGGCAATTCTATCAAGGAGAGCATCAG GCGTGGCCATGATGACCTGGGTGACCACTATCTGGACTGTGGCGACCTTAGCAACGCCCTCAAGTGTTACTCCCGGGCCCGGGACTACTGCACCAGCGCCAAGCACGTCATTAACATGTGCCTCAACGTCATCAAG GTCAGCGTCTACTTGCAGAATTGGTCTCACGTGCTGAGCTATGTCAGCAAGGCCGAGTCCACCCCGGAAATTGCCGAG CAGCGTGGGGAGCGGGACACCCAGACTCAGGCCATCCTCACCAAGCTCAAGTGTGCAGCAG GCCTGGCTGAGTTGGCCGCACGCAAGTACAAGCAGGCTGCCAAGTGCTTCCTGCTGGCTTCCTTCGATCACTGCGACTTCCCCGAG CTGCTCTCCCCCAGCAACGTGGCCGTGTACGGTGGCCTGTGCGCCTTGGCCACCTTTGACCGGCAGGAGCTGCAGCGCAATGTCATCTCCAGCAG CTCCTTCAAGTTGTTCTTGGAGCTGGAACCACAGGTTCGGGACATTATCTTCAAATTCTATGAGTCCAAGTATGCCTCGTGCCTGAAGATGCTGGACGAGATGAAG GACAACCTGCTCCTAGACATGTACCTGGCCCCCCACGTCAGGACCCTGTACACACAGATTCGCAACCGGGCCCTCATCCAG TATTTCAGCCCCTACGTGTCAGCTGACATGCGCAAGATGGCCACGGCCTTCAACACCACAGTGGCGGCGCTGGAGGATGAGCTGACGCAGCTCATCCTGGAGGGGCTCATCAACGCCCGTATCGACTCCCACAGCAAG ATCCTATATGCCCGGGACGTGGATCAGCGCAGCACCACCTTCGAGAAGTCCCTGCTGATGGGCAAGGAGTTCCAGCGCCGTGCCAAAGCCATGATCCTGAGGGCAGCCGTGCTACGCAACCAGATCCATGTCAAG TCCCCTCCCCGGGAAGGGAGCCAAGGGGAGCTGACGCCAGCCAACAGCCAGTCCCGGATGAGCACCAACATGTGA
- the GPS1 gene encoding COP9 signalosome complex subunit 1 isoform X2, with translation MPLPVQVFNLQPASSVSGSGGAESQDRMRGGPAPRAAASSVADVHCAPPSGRSELFLPGTAGDFSLSASLSACTLLYEGAVEPMQIDVDPQEDPQNAPDVNYVVENPTLDLEQYAASYSGLMRIERLQFIADHCPPLRVEALKMALSFVQRTFNVDMYEEIHRKLLEAARELQNAPDAIPESGVEPPPLDTAWVEATRKKALLKLEKLDTDLKNYKGNSIKESIRRGHDDLGDHYLDCGDLSNALKCYSRARDYCTSAKHVINMCLNVIKVSVYLQNWSHVLSYVSKAESTPEIAEQRGERDTQTQAILTKLKCAAGLAELAARKYKQAAKCFLLASFDHCDFPELLSPSNVAVYGGLCALATFDRQELQRNVISSSSFKLFLELEPQVRDIIFKFYESKYASCLKMLDEMKDNLLLDMYLAPHVRTLYTQIRNRALIQYFSPYVSADMRKMATAFNTTVAALEDELTQLILEGLINARIDSHSKILYARDVDQRSTTFEKSLLMGKEFQRRAKAMILRAAVLRNQIHVKSPPREGSQGELTPANSQSRMSTNM, from the exons ATGCCGCTGCCGGTTCAGGTGTTTAACTTGCAG CCAGCCAGCTCTGTGTCAGGGTCGGGGGGTGCAGAGAGTCAGGACAGAATGCGGGGTGGCCCGGCCCCCCGCGCGGCCGCGTCGTCAGTGGCAGATGTGCACTGCGCCCCTCCCAGCGGTAGGTCAGAGCTCTTCCTGCCGGGCACGGCCGGGGACTTCAGCCTGAGCGCCAGCCTGTCGGCCTGTACGCTGCTTTATGAG GGAGCCGTGGAGCCTATGCAGATTGACGTGGACCCCCAGGAGGACCCGCAGAACGCGCCCGATGTCAACTACGTTGTGGAGAACCCCACCCTG gatcTGGAGCAGTACGCGGCCAGCTACAGTGGCCTGATGCGCATCGAACGACTGCAGTTCATTGCTGACCACTGCCCCCCGCTGCGGGTGGAGGCCCTGAAGATGGCCCTGTCCTTCGTGCAGAGGACCTTCAACGTGGACATGTACGAGGAGATCCACCGCAAGCTCCTGGAGGCTGCCAG GGAGCTGCAGAATGCACCGGACGCCATCCCTGAGAGTGGTGTGGAGCCCCCACCCTTGGACACAGCCTGGGTGGAGGCCACGCGGAAGAAGGCCTTGCTGAAGCTGGAGAAGCTAGACACAGATCTGAAGAACTACAAGGGCAATTCTATCAAGGAGAGCATCAG GCGTGGCCATGATGACCTGGGTGACCACTATCTGGACTGTGGCGACCTTAGCAACGCCCTCAAGTGTTACTCCCGGGCCCGGGACTACTGCACCAGCGCCAAGCACGTCATTAACATGTGCCTCAACGTCATCAAG GTCAGCGTCTACTTGCAGAATTGGTCTCACGTGCTGAGCTATGTCAGCAAGGCCGAGTCCACCCCGGAAATTGCCGAG CAGCGTGGGGAGCGGGACACCCAGACTCAGGCCATCCTCACCAAGCTCAAGTGTGCAGCAG GCCTGGCTGAGTTGGCCGCACGCAAGTACAAGCAGGCTGCCAAGTGCTTCCTGCTGGCTTCCTTCGATCACTGCGACTTCCCCGAG CTGCTCTCCCCCAGCAACGTGGCCGTGTACGGTGGCCTGTGCGCCTTGGCCACCTTTGACCGGCAGGAGCTGCAGCGCAATGTCATCTCCAGCAG CTCCTTCAAGTTGTTCTTGGAGCTGGAACCACAGGTTCGGGACATTATCTTCAAATTCTATGAGTCCAAGTATGCCTCGTGCCTGAAGATGCTGGACGAGATGAAG GACAACCTGCTCCTAGACATGTACCTGGCCCCCCACGTCAGGACCCTGTACACACAGATTCGCAACCGGGCCCTCATCCAG TATTTCAGCCCCTACGTGTCAGCTGACATGCGCAAGATGGCCACGGCCTTCAACACCACAGTGGCGGCGCTGGAGGATGAGCTGACGCAGCTCATCCTGGAGGGGCTCATCAACGCCCGTATCGACTCCCACAGCAAG ATCCTATATGCCCGGGACGTGGATCAGCGCAGCACCACCTTCGAGAAGTCCCTGCTGATGGGCAAGGAGTTCCAGCGCCGTGCCAAAGCCATGATCCTGAGGGCAGCCGTGCTACGCAACCAGATCCATGTCAAG TCCCCTCCCCGGGAAGGGAGCCAAGGGGAGCTGACGCCAGCCAACAGCCAGTCCCGGATGAGCACCAACATGTGA
- the GPS1 gene encoding COP9 signalosome complex subunit 1 isoform X4, whose amino-acid sequence MPLPVQVFNLQGAVEPMQIDVDPQEDPQNAPDVNYVVENPTLDLEQYAASYSGLMRIERLQFIADHCPPLRVEALKMALSFVQRTFNVDMYEEIHRKLLEAARELQNAPDAIPESGVEPPPLDTAWVEATRKKALLKLEKLDTDLKNYKGNSIKESIRRGHDDLGDHYLDCGDLSNALKCYSRARDYCTSAKHVINMCLNVIKVSVYLQNWSHVLSYVSKAESTPEIAERGERDTQTQAILTKLKCAAGLAELAARKYKQAAKCFLLASFDHCDFPELLSPSNVAVYGGLCALATFDRQELQRNVISSSSFKLFLELEPQVRDIIFKFYESKYASCLKMLDEMKDNLLLDMYLAPHVRTLYTQIRNRALIQYFSPYVSADMRKMATAFNTTVAALEDELTQLILEGLINARIDSHSKILYARDVDQRSTTFEKSLLMGKEFQRRAKAMILRAAVLRNQIHVKSPPREGSQGELTPANSQSRMSTNM is encoded by the exons ATGCCGCTGCCGGTTCAGGTGTTTAACTTGCAG GGAGCCGTGGAGCCTATGCAGATTGACGTGGACCCCCAGGAGGACCCGCAGAACGCGCCCGATGTCAACTACGTTGTGGAGAACCCCACCCTG gatcTGGAGCAGTACGCGGCCAGCTACAGTGGCCTGATGCGCATCGAACGACTGCAGTTCATTGCTGACCACTGCCCCCCGCTGCGGGTGGAGGCCCTGAAGATGGCCCTGTCCTTCGTGCAGAGGACCTTCAACGTGGACATGTACGAGGAGATCCACCGCAAGCTCCTGGAGGCTGCCAG GGAGCTGCAGAATGCACCGGACGCCATCCCTGAGAGTGGTGTGGAGCCCCCACCCTTGGACACAGCCTGGGTGGAGGCCACGCGGAAGAAGGCCTTGCTGAAGCTGGAGAAGCTAGACACAGATCTGAAGAACTACAAGGGCAATTCTATCAAGGAGAGCATCAG GCGTGGCCATGATGACCTGGGTGACCACTATCTGGACTGTGGCGACCTTAGCAACGCCCTCAAGTGTTACTCCCGGGCCCGGGACTACTGCACCAGCGCCAAGCACGTCATTAACATGTGCCTCAACGTCATCAAG GTCAGCGTCTACTTGCAGAATTGGTCTCACGTGCTGAGCTATGTCAGCAAGGCCGAGTCCACCCCGGAAATTGCCGAG CGTGGGGAGCGGGACACCCAGACTCAGGCCATCCTCACCAAGCTCAAGTGTGCAGCAG GCCTGGCTGAGTTGGCCGCACGCAAGTACAAGCAGGCTGCCAAGTGCTTCCTGCTGGCTTCCTTCGATCACTGCGACTTCCCCGAG CTGCTCTCCCCCAGCAACGTGGCCGTGTACGGTGGCCTGTGCGCCTTGGCCACCTTTGACCGGCAGGAGCTGCAGCGCAATGTCATCTCCAGCAG CTCCTTCAAGTTGTTCTTGGAGCTGGAACCACAGGTTCGGGACATTATCTTCAAATTCTATGAGTCCAAGTATGCCTCGTGCCTGAAGATGCTGGACGAGATGAAG GACAACCTGCTCCTAGACATGTACCTGGCCCCCCACGTCAGGACCCTGTACACACAGATTCGCAACCGGGCCCTCATCCAG TATTTCAGCCCCTACGTGTCAGCTGACATGCGCAAGATGGCCACGGCCTTCAACACCACAGTGGCGGCGCTGGAGGATGAGCTGACGCAGCTCATCCTGGAGGGGCTCATCAACGCCCGTATCGACTCCCACAGCAAG ATCCTATATGCCCGGGACGTGGATCAGCGCAGCACCACCTTCGAGAAGTCCCTGCTGATGGGCAAGGAGTTCCAGCGCCGTGCCAAAGCCATGATCCTGAGGGCAGCCGTGCTACGCAACCAGATCCATGTCAAG TCCCCTCCCCGGGAAGGGAGCCAAGGGGAGCTGACGCCAGCCAACAGCCAGTCCCGGATGAGCACCAACATGTGA